The proteins below are encoded in one region of Tamandua tetradactyla isolate mTamTet1 chromosome 9, mTamTet1.pri, whole genome shotgun sequence:
- the CAPSL gene encoding calcyphosin-like protein encodes MAGTARHDREMAIQAKKKLTTVKDPIERLRLQCLARGSAGIKGLGRVFRIMDDNNNRTLDFKEFLKGLNDYAVVMEKEEAEELFRRFDKDGNGTIDFNEFLLTLRPPMSRARKEVIMQAFRKLDKTGDGVITIEDLREVYNAKHHPKYQNGEWSEEQVFRKFLDNFDSPYDKDGLVTPEEFMNYYAGVSASIDTDVYFIVMMRTAWKL; translated from the exons ATGGCGGGGACAGCACGGCATGACCGAGAGATGGCGATCCAGGCTAAGAAAAAGCTCACCACGGTCAAGGATCCCATTGAAAGGCTGCGTCTGCAGTGCCTGGCCAGGGGCTCTGCTGGCATCAAAGGACTGGGCAG AGTGTTTCGAATTATGGATGATAATAACAACCGAACCCTTGATTTCAAAGAATTTTTGAAAGGGTTAAATGACTATGCTGTGGTCATGGaaaaggaagaggcagaagagctTTTCAGGAGATTCGATAAAGATGGAAATGGAACAATAGACTTCAATGAATTTCTTCTCACATTAAGA CCTCCAATGTCCAGAGCCCGAAAAGAGGTAATTATGCAAGCATTTAGAAAGTTAGACAAGACTGGAGATGGTGTTATAACAATTGAAGACCTTCGCGAGGTGTACAATGCAAAACACCATCCAAAGTACCAAAATGGAGAATGGTCAGAGGAACAAGTATTCAGGAAATTTCTGGATAACTTTGATTCACCCTATGACAAAGATGGATTG GTGACTCCCGAAGAGTTTATGAACTACTATGCAGGAGTGAGCGCATCCATTGACACTGATGTGTATTTCATCGTCATGATGAGAACCGCCTGGAAGCTCTAA